One genomic segment of Burkholderiaceae bacterium includes these proteins:
- a CDS encoding amidohydrolase family protein, whose product MAEVATTEKSGKVVIQNIGLLLSGDIDRPILDADTLVVQDGLIAAVGRQADCNLEGARHTIDARRTCVAPGLIDSHVHPVFGDWTPRQNQLGWIESTLNGGVTTMISAGEVHLPGRPKDVVGLKALAITAQRAFDNFRPGGVKVLAGAPVIEKGMVEQDFKDLADAGVKLLGEVGLGSVKAGEEAGQMVAWARKYGIQSTIHTGGPSIPGSGLIDKDVVLAADADIIGHINGGHTALPWKHVCELCEKSSRAIELVHNGNEKIAIEAARAAIELKCPHRVILGTDGPAGSGVQPLGILRMIALISSFAGIPAEVVFGFATGNTARMRQLNCGLIEVGRAADLVFMDKAQHSAGRDLLDSVQLGDIPGIGMVMIDGLVRCGRSRNTPPATEVPVVL is encoded by the coding sequence ATGGCAGAAGTCGCCACCACCGAAAAGTCCGGCAAGGTCGTCATCCAGAACATCGGCCTGCTGCTGTCGGGCGACATCGACCGGCCCATCCTGGACGCCGACACCCTCGTGGTGCAGGACGGCCTGATCGCCGCCGTGGGCCGGCAGGCCGACTGCAACCTGGAGGGCGCCCGCCACACCATCGACGCGCGCCGCACCTGCGTGGCCCCGGGCCTGATCGACAGCCACGTGCACCCGGTGTTCGGCGACTGGACGCCGCGGCAAAACCAGCTCGGCTGGATCGAATCGACCCTGAACGGCGGCGTCACCACCATGATCTCGGCTGGCGAGGTGCACCTGCCCGGCCGCCCGAAAGACGTGGTGGGCCTGAAGGCCCTGGCCATTACGGCGCAGCGGGCGTTCGACAACTTTCGCCCCGGCGGGGTGAAGGTGCTGGCCGGCGCGCCGGTGATCGAAAAAGGCATGGTCGAGCAGGACTTCAAGGACCTGGCCGACGCCGGCGTCAAGCTGCTGGGCGAGGTGGGCCTGGGCTCGGTCAAGGCCGGCGAGGAGGCCGGGCAGATGGTAGCCTGGGCGCGCAAGTACGGTATCCAGAGCACCATCCACACGGGCGGGCCCTCCATTCCCGGCTCTGGCCTGATCGACAAGGACGTGGTGCTGGCGGCCGACGCCGACATCATCGGCCACATCAACGGCGGCCACACCGCCCTGCCCTGGAAGCACGTGTGCGAGCTGTGCGAGAAGTCCAGCCGCGCCATCGAGCTGGTGCACAACGGCAACGAAAAAATCGCCATCGAGGCCGCGCGCGCCGCCATCGAGCTGAAATGCCCGCACCGCGTCATCCTGGGCACCGACGGGCCGGCCGGCTCGGGCGTGCAGCCGCTGGGCATCCTGCGCATGATCGCGCTGATCTCCAGCTTTGCCGGCATCCCGGCCGAGGTGGTGTTCGGCTTTGCCACCGGCAACACGGCGCGCATGCGCCAGCTCAACTGCGGCCTGATCGAGGTGGGCCGGGCGGCCGACTTGGTCTTCATGGACAAGGCCCAGCACAGCGCCGGGCGCGACCTGCTGGACAGCGTTCAGCTGGGCGACATTCCGGGCATCGGCATGGTCATGATCGACGGCCTGGTGCGCTGCGGGCGCAGCCGCAACACGCCGCCGGCCACCGAGGTGCCGGTGGTGCTTTAA
- a CDS encoding UPF0280 family protein: MGAQRMLLGDGRLHLQHGPMDIVIGADGEPAAVQQAHEAAWQRFRGLLQELVDELPALRAPVHGECPVRGVVARRMWQAVRPYRDVYITPMAAVAGAVAQELVAAYQRPGVRRAWVNDGGDIALHLTPGERFRVGLFADLDRWPRALAAPGLEVDGVLDVAHDSPVRGVATSGWKGRSFSLGIADSVTVLAATAAQADAAATVVGNAVDVPHAGIVRRPANAIRDDSDLGAIPVTVQVPPLTPAQAQAALAAGCAKALQWRDAGHIVSCVITCQGWAASTDGGPARFLPLGATAPGPAQRMLLETA, translated from the coding sequence ATGGGTGCGCAGCGCATGCTTCTGGGCGACGGCCGTCTGCACCTGCAGCACGGGCCGATGGACATCGTCATCGGCGCCGACGGCGAGCCGGCCGCCGTGCAGCAGGCGCACGAAGCCGCGTGGCAGCGCTTTCGCGGCCTGCTGCAGGAGCTGGTGGACGAGTTGCCGGCCTTGCGCGCGCCGGTGCATGGCGAGTGTCCGGTGCGGGGCGTGGTGGCGCGCCGCATGTGGCAGGCGGTGCGGCCCTATCGCGATGTGTACATCACCCCGATGGCGGCCGTGGCCGGCGCGGTGGCGCAGGAGCTGGTGGCGGCCTACCAACGGCCGGGCGTGCGCCGCGCGTGGGTCAACGATGGCGGCGACATCGCCCTGCACCTGACGCCCGGCGAGCGTTTCCGCGTCGGCCTGTTCGCCGACCTGGACCGGTGGCCGCGCGCCCTGGCCGCGCCGGGGCTGGAGGTCGATGGCGTGCTTGACGTGGCCCATGACAGCCCCGTGCGCGGCGTGGCCACCAGCGGCTGGAAGGGGCGCAGCTTCTCGCTGGGCATTGCCGACAGCGTGACCGTGCTGGCCGCCACCGCGGCCCAGGCCGACGCGGCGGCCACCGTCGTCGGCAACGCCGTGGATGTGCCGCACGCTGGCATCGTGCGCCGGCCGGCCAACGCCATCCGCGACGACAGCGACCTGGGTGCCATCCCGGTGACCGTGCAGGTGCCGCCACTGACGCCAGCCCAGGCCCAGGCGGCGTTGGCGGCAGGCTGCGCCAAGGCGCTGCAATGGCGTGACGCGGGCCACATCGTTTCGTGTGTAATCACGTGCCAGGGCTGGGCCGCGTCAACCGACGGCGGCCCGGCGCGTTTTTTGCCTCTTGGCGCCACGGCGCCGGGGCCCGCGCAGCGCATGCTGCTGGAGACCGCATGA
- a CDS encoding amino acid synthesis family protein encodes MIEIRRTFTHVEDIFHEFGPPAAQPLRRGFIAAVLANPFAGRYEADILPMMEVLNAVGTQMAHQLLAAMAVPAERIESYGKGAIVGAAGELEHGALWHVPGGYAMRELLGWSGDRVAYMQGRGEAKTGQPGNALSIVPSTKKVGPPGCTLDVPLTHINASYVRSHFDAIEARVPGSPLADEVVYVLAMSCGPRVHARVGGLKAADISKWDGLR; translated from the coding sequence ATGATCGAGATTCGAAGAACCTTCACGCACGTGGAAGACATCTTCCACGAGTTCGGTCCGCCGGCGGCCCAGCCGCTGCGGCGCGGCTTCATCGCCGCCGTGCTCGCCAACCCGTTTGCCGGCCGTTACGAGGCCGACATCCTGCCCATGATGGAGGTGCTCAATGCCGTCGGCACGCAGATGGCGCACCAGCTGCTGGCGGCCATGGCGGTGCCGGCCGAGCGCATCGAAAGCTACGGCAAGGGCGCCATCGTGGGCGCCGCCGGCGAGCTGGAGCACGGCGCCTTGTGGCACGTGCCCGGCGGCTACGCCATGCGCGAGCTGCTGGGCTGGAGCGGCGACCGCGTGGCCTACATGCAGGGCCGGGGCGAGGCGAAGACCGGCCAGCCCGGCAACGCGCTGTCCATCGTGCCCTCGACCAAGAAGGTCGGCCCACCCGGCTGCACGCTCGATGTGCCCCTGACCCACATCAACGCCAGCTACGTGCGCAGCCATTTCGACGCCATCGAGGCGCGCGTGCCCGGCAGCCCCCTGGCCGACGAAGTGGTCTATGTGCTGGCCATGTCCTGCGGCCCGCGCGTACACGCGCGGGTGGGGGGGCTCAAGGCCGCCGACATTTCCAAGTGGGACGGCCTGCGCTGA
- a CDS encoding ATP-binding protein, producing the protein MPRLIFFCGHAGTGKTTLAKRALPLLHRRSSESFCLLDKDTLYGGYSSAVMGVLTGDANDRDSPLYLQHLRGPEYAGLLNTARENLALGVNCIVVGPLSREVRAHQLADRAWLGVADDVVVRVVWVHLQEDEARRRIQARGNPNDAWKLAHWDDYRTRLFMPEAAQYPELLLYDNTQAPDEAFEALLQRLDSR; encoded by the coding sequence ATGCCCCGTCTCATCTTCTTCTGCGGCCATGCCGGCACCGGCAAGACCACCCTGGCCAAGCGCGCGTTGCCGCTGCTGCACCGGCGCAGCAGCGAGTCGTTTTGCCTGCTGGACAAGGACACGCTGTACGGCGGCTACAGCAGCGCCGTGATGGGGGTGCTGACGGGCGACGCCAACGACCGCGACAGCCCCCTGTACCTGCAGCACCTGCGCGGCCCCGAGTACGCGGGCCTGTTGAACACGGCGCGCGAGAATCTGGCGCTGGGCGTGAACTGCATCGTGGTCGGCCCGCTCTCGCGCGAGGTGCGCGCGCACCAGCTGGCCGACCGGGCCTGGCTGGGCGTGGCGGATGACGTGGTGGTGCGCGTGGTGTGGGTGCACCTGCAAGAAGATGAGGCGCGCCGGCGCATCCAGGCGCGCGGCAACCCCAACGACGCCTGGAAGCTGGCGCACTGGGACGATTACCGCACGCGCCTGTTCATGCCCGAGGCGGCGCAGTATCCCGAGCTGCTGCTGTACGACAACACGCAGGCGCCGGACGAGGCCTTCGAGGCCTTGCTGCAGCGGCTGGATTCGCGCTGA
- a CDS encoding TetR family transcriptional regulator: MKTNLAIVPTRPAAARPGPRGLAKPGRKAGVREQAAQETQDAILRAATRIFSKHGFSGGRIDQISKAAGSHDRMIYYYFGSKEGLYIAVLEDLYRRFNEAEAALKIDATHPEQALVAVIGFIWNYYQRKPEFITLLNDENLHHGKHIAKSLRAHDYSSPATQIIDSVLASGVAQGLFRPGLSARDVYLMIASLNYFYLSNRHTLSAFFGSKLDSSEALQHWHAFVVDAVLRAVKP; the protein is encoded by the coding sequence ATGAAGACCAACCTGGCCATTGTCCCCACGCGGCCGGCCGCCGCACGGCCGGGCCCCCGCGGCCTGGCCAAGCCCGGCCGCAAGGCCGGCGTGCGCGAGCAGGCGGCGCAGGAGACGCAGGACGCCATCCTGCGCGCGGCCACGCGCATCTTTTCCAAGCACGGGTTCTCGGGCGGGCGCATCGACCAGATCTCCAAGGCGGCCGGCTCGCACGACCGCATGATCTACTATTACTTCGGGAGCAAGGAAGGCCTGTACATCGCGGTGCTTGAAGACCTCTATCGGCGCTTCAACGAAGCCGAGGCGGCCCTCAAGATCGACGCCACGCATCCCGAGCAGGCGCTGGTGGCCGTGATCGGCTTCATCTGGAACTACTACCAGCGCAAGCCCGAGTTCATCACCCTGCTGAACGACGAGAACCTGCACCACGGCAAGCACATCGCCAAGTCGCTGCGGGCGCATGACTATTCGTCGCCCGCCACGCAGATCATCGACTCGGTGCTGGCCAGCGGCGTGGCCCAGGGCCTGTTTCGCCCCGGCCTGTCGGCGCGCGACGTCTACCTGATGATCGCCAGCCTGAATTATTTCTATCTTTCCAACCGCCACACGCTTTCGGCCTTCTTCGGCAGCAAGCTGGACAGCAGCGAGGCGCTGCAGCACTGGCACGCCTTCGTCGTCGACGCCGTGCTGCGCGCCGTCAAGCCCTGA
- a CDS encoding amino acid synthesis family protein: MAAKIRKLLVQVDETRIEMGQAVNPPTRRALAMAVIENPYAGRYEPKLDALIDIGEELGALLGQKCVAALGIAPGQAQSYGKAAIVGEAGELEHAAAVLHPKLGAPLRKAVEKGAALVPSAKKRGGLGTAVDVPLGHKDAAFVRSHFDAIEARVSDAPRAHEIVVAVAVTDSGRPLPRIGGLQVGEIKGEDGLR, translated from the coding sequence ATGGCTGCAAAGATTCGCAAACTGCTGGTGCAGGTCGACGAGACCCGCATCGAGATGGGCCAGGCCGTCAACCCGCCCACGCGCCGCGCGCTGGCGATGGCCGTGATCGAGAACCCCTATGCCGGGCGCTACGAGCCCAAGCTGGACGCCCTGATCGACATCGGCGAGGAACTGGGCGCGCTGCTGGGGCAGAAATGCGTGGCCGCCCTGGGCATCGCGCCTGGCCAGGCCCAGAGTTACGGCAAGGCCGCCATCGTCGGCGAGGCCGGCGAGCTGGAGCATGCCGCCGCGGTGTTGCACCCCAAGCTGGGCGCGCCGCTGCGCAAGGCGGTCGAGAAAGGTGCCGCGCTGGTGCCCTCGGCCAAGAAGCGCGGTGGCCTGGGCACGGCCGTGGACGTGCCCCTGGGCCACAAGGACGCCGCCTTCGTGCGCAGCCACTTCGACGCCATCGAGGCGCGCGTGTCCGACGCGCCGCGCGCCCATGAGATCGTGGTGGCCGTGGCCGTGACCGACAGCGGGCGCCCGCTGCCGCGCATCGGCGGCCTGCAGGTGGGCGAGATCAAGGGTGAAGACGGTTTGAGGTAG
- a CDS encoding bifunctional riboflavin kinase/FAD synthetase: MKIFRGLRHPGIAPGCALTIGNFDGVHRGHQAMLALLRGEAAQRGVQSCVMTFEPHPRDHFAALLNKPELAPARIVTFRDKLAELARCGIEQTIVLPFNARLAAQPPEAFIDDMLVRGLGVRYVLVGDDFRFGAKRAGDYAMLDAAGQQRGFDVARMQSYEVHGVRVSSTAVRAALAEGRMQDAAALLGRPYAISGHVVHGRHLGRKLGESAAGRADGFRTLNLRFSRRAHAWKPAASGIFVVRVHGLGASPLPGVANLGVRPSLDAHDVNGGRVLLETHCLQWPEHLGTEGAYGKIIRVELLHKLHDELRYHSLAALTEGIARDLQDARAWLAAHSARI; the protein is encoded by the coding sequence ATGAAGATTTTTCGCGGCCTGCGCCACCCCGGCATCGCGCCGGGCTGCGCGCTCACCATCGGCAACTTCGACGGCGTGCACCGCGGCCACCAAGCCATGCTGGCGCTGCTGCGCGGCGAGGCGGCGCAGCGTGGCGTGCAAAGCTGCGTGATGACCTTCGAGCCGCACCCGCGCGACCACTTTGCCGCGCTGCTGAACAAGCCCGAGCTGGCGCCGGCGCGCATCGTCACCTTTCGCGACAAGCTGGCCGAGCTGGCGCGCTGCGGCATCGAGCAGACCATCGTGCTGCCCTTCAACGCGCGCCTGGCCGCCCAGCCGCCCGAGGCCTTCATCGACGACATGCTGGTGCGCGGCCTGGGCGTGCGCTATGTGCTGGTGGGCGACGATTTCCGCTTCGGCGCCAAGCGCGCGGGCGACTACGCCATGCTGGACGCGGCGGGCCAGCAGCGGGGCTTCGACGTGGCACGCATGCAAAGCTACGAGGTGCATGGCGTGCGCGTGTCCAGCACCGCCGTGCGCGCGGCGCTGGCCGAAGGCCGCATGCAGGATGCCGCCGCGCTGCTGGGCCGCCCCTACGCCATCAGCGGCCACGTGGTGCATGGGCGCCACCTGGGCCGCAAGCTGGGCGAAAGCGCGGCGGGCCGCGCCGACGGCTTTCGCACGCTGAACCTGCGCTTTTCGCGCCGCGCGCATGCGTGGAAGCCCGCCGCCAGCGGCATCTTCGTGGTGCGCGTGCATGGCCTGGGCGCGTCCCCGCTGCCCGGCGTGGCCAACCTGGGCGTGCGCCCCTCGCTGGACGCGCACGACGTCAACGGCGGGCGTGTGCTGCTGGAGACGCACTGCCTGCAGTGGCCCGAGCACCTGGGCACCGAGGGGGCCTACGGTAAAATCATCCGCGTGGAACTGCTGCACAAACTGCACGACGAGTTGCGCTATCACAGCCTGGCGGCACTGACCGAGGGCATCGCGCGCGACCTGCAGGACGCCCGCGCCTGGCTGGCCGCCCACTCGGCGCGAATTTGA
- a CDS encoding HNH endonuclease, with product MKVLKLSAQGLPQSWISLEQAVIHYAAEEVRWEAGGSIAVFHGGYNAVTGQQSVIEVNSIIGTRGVPNINPFDLRPGLTNAKLFARDRNVCAYCGGHFHETELTREHITPLAQRGRDHWMNVVTACRACNHRKSDRTPEQARMPLLYAPYVPSLWEDFILRNRRILADQMEFLMAHLPRNSRLHA from the coding sequence GTGAAGGTGCTCAAGCTGTCGGCCCAGGGGCTGCCGCAATCGTGGATTTCGCTGGAACAGGCGGTGATTCATTACGCCGCCGAAGAGGTGCGATGGGAGGCCGGCGGCTCCATCGCGGTGTTTCACGGCGGGTACAACGCCGTCACCGGCCAGCAGTCGGTGATCGAGGTCAACAGCATCATCGGCACGCGCGGCGTGCCCAACATCAACCCCTTCGACCTGCGCCCGGGCCTGACCAACGCCAAGCTGTTCGCGCGCGACCGCAACGTGTGCGCCTACTGCGGCGGGCACTTCCACGAGACCGAGCTGACCCGCGAGCACATCACCCCGCTGGCGCAGCGCGGGCGCGACCACTGGATGAACGTGGTCACCGCCTGCCGCGCCTGCAACCACCGCAAGAGCGACCGCACGCCCGAGCAGGCGCGCATGCCGCTGCTGTACGCGCCCTACGTGCCCAGCCTGTGGGAAGACTTCATCCTGCGCAACCGCCGCATCCTGGCCGACCAGATGGAGTTCTTGATGGCGCACCTGCCGCGCAACTCGCGCCTGCACGCGTAG
- a CDS encoding ferredoxin--NADP reductase has protein sequence MSAFIEERVLTVRHWTDRLFSFTTTRDAALRFSNGHFTMIGLRIDAKPLLRAYSIASPNYEDHLEFLSIKVEDGPLTSRLQHIQPGDTIVVGRKPTGTLVVDYLLPGKRLYLFSTGTGLAPFMSIIRDPESYEKFEQIILVHGVRTAGELAYHDVIVDHLPRHEFLGDMIASQLRYYPTVTREDFRNVGRIPDLIESGKLFADLDVPPLDAAHDRAMICGSPAMLKDLRHLLEARGFAEGNTSRPGSFVIERAFAES, from the coding sequence ATGAGTGCCTTCATCGAGGAGCGCGTGCTCACCGTCCGGCACTGGACCGACCGGCTGTTCAGCTTCACCACCACGCGCGACGCGGCGCTGCGTTTTTCCAACGGCCACTTCACCATGATCGGCCTGCGCATCGACGCCAAGCCGCTGCTGCGCGCCTACAGCATCGCATCGCCCAACTACGAGGACCACCTGGAGTTCCTCAGCATCAAGGTGGAGGACGGCCCGCTCACCTCGCGCCTGCAGCACATCCAGCCGGGCGACACCATCGTGGTCGGGCGCAAGCCCACCGGCACCCTGGTGGTGGACTACCTGCTGCCCGGCAAGCGGCTGTACCTGTTTTCCACCGGCACGGGGCTGGCGCCTTTCATGAGCATCATCCGCGACCCGGAGAGCTACGAGAAGTTCGAGCAGATCATCCTGGTGCACGGCGTGCGCACCGCGGGCGAGCTGGCCTATCACGACGTGATCGTCGATCACCTGCCGCGGCACGAGTTCCTGGGCGACATGATCGCCAGCCAGCTGCGGTACTACCCCACCGTCACGCGCGAGGACTTTCGCAACGTCGGGCGCATCCCCGACCTGATCGAATCGGGCAAGCTGTTTGCCGACCTGGACGTGCCGCCGCTGGACGCCGCGCACGACCGCGCCATGATCTGCGGCAGCCCGGCCATGCTCAAGGACCTGCGGCACCTGCTGGAGGCGCGCGGCTTTGCGGAGGGCAACACCTCGCGCCCGGGCAGCTTCGTCATCGAACGGGCCTTTGCCGAGTCATGA
- a CDS encoding 6-hydroxynicotinate reductase — protein sequence MTEHTRTDGLPEAPEPQVLERARPRNERMAATKVECNACPILCQIAEGRTGACDRYANQGGVLIRVDPVLLLRKTVDEQRAPLVQFSGRVVQQDTGEGEAAQDVSQAPDWDGALLRADEVFVTGVGSSTTYPDYKPAPFIVGSQVQGVDMVTVVTEGIFSYCSLKVKIDTDRYLGPEQANVRCKGEVVGHVTTAEYGSQMLSLGGVHHLTGGSKKEGRVTVEMMEQLGNRQAMELSIDGGAQLVIQAGRAPIVNGVQEQRMRVGCGSATVGIFAKQLYGHADEVVVVDDHITGVLTEHQAGRCLDMRPSGIAMRGRKSTPGRYFQVANPGTGWGGTSIADPLTVLDPWDAKQGWPGLRLLMTSTTGEHAAWYVLDEQLVPREQPMPDAVRAVVDRIGENCEPSLTTVLFLGGAGGSLRAGATENPVLLTRAIKNALVNVTCGGAPAYVWPGGGITVMVDVMRMPERSFGTVPTPAIVAPIEFSMRRDDYAALGGHLRHVRSLEDVLRTGAWHNDGAPTRRAWAAGNPANPWPLGHPPQLG from the coding sequence ATGACCGAACACACACGAACCGATGGCTTGCCCGAAGCCCCCGAGCCGCAGGTGCTGGAGCGCGCCCGCCCGCGCAACGAGCGCATGGCGGCCACCAAGGTCGAGTGCAACGCATGCCCCATCCTGTGCCAGATCGCCGAGGGCCGCACCGGCGCCTGCGACCGCTACGCCAACCAGGGCGGCGTGCTGATCCGGGTCGACCCGGTGCTGCTGCTGCGCAAGACCGTGGACGAGCAGCGCGCGCCGCTGGTGCAGTTCAGCGGCCGGGTGGTGCAGCAGGACACGGGCGAGGGCGAGGCGGCGCAGGACGTGTCGCAGGCGCCGGACTGGGACGGCGCGCTGCTGCGCGCCGACGAGGTCTTCGTCACCGGCGTGGGCTCGTCCACCACCTACCCCGACTACAAGCCGGCGCCCTTCATCGTCGGCTCGCAGGTGCAGGGCGTGGACATGGTGACGGTGGTGACCGAGGGTATCTTCAGCTACTGCAGCCTCAAGGTCAAGATCGACACCGACCGCTACCTGGGCCCCGAGCAGGCCAACGTGCGCTGCAAGGGCGAGGTGGTGGGCCACGTCACCACGGCCGAATACGGCTCGCAGATGCTGTCGCTGGGCGGCGTGCACCACCTGACGGGCGGCAGCAAGAAGGAAGGCCGCGTCACCGTCGAGATGATGGAGCAGCTGGGCAACCGGCAGGCCATGGAGCTGTCGATCGACGGCGGCGCGCAGCTCGTCATCCAGGCCGGGCGGGCGCCCATCGTCAACGGCGTGCAGGAGCAGCGCATGCGCGTGGGCTGCGGCTCGGCCACGGTGGGCATCTTCGCCAAGCAGCTGTACGGCCACGCCGACGAGGTGGTGGTGGTGGACGACCACATCACCGGCGTGCTGACCGAGCACCAGGCCGGCCGCTGTCTGGACATGCGGCCCTCGGGCATCGCCATGCGCGGGCGCAAGTCCACGCCCGGGCGCTACTTCCAGGTCGCCAACCCCGGCACCGGCTGGGGCGGCACCTCCATTGCCGACCCGCTGACGGTGCTCGACCCCTGGGACGCCAAACAGGGCTGGCCCGGCCTGCGCCTGCTGATGACCTCGACCACCGGCGAGCATGCCGCCTGGTACGTGCTGGACGAGCAGCTGGTGCCGCGCGAGCAGCCCATGCCCGATGCGGTGCGCGCGGTGGTCGACCGCATCGGCGAGAACTGCGAGCCCTCGCTCACCACCGTGCTGTTTCTGGGCGGCGCCGGCGGCAGCCTGCGCGCCGGCGCCACCGAAAACCCGGTGTTGCTCACGCGCGCCATCAAGAACGCCCTGGTCAACGTCACCTGCGGCGGCGCGCCCGCCTATGTGTGGCCGGGCGGCGGCATCACCGTGATGGTGGACGTGATGCGCATGCCCGAGCGCAGCTTCGGCACCGTGCCCACGCCGGCCATCGTGGCGCCCATCGAGTTCAGCATGCGCCGCGACGACTACGCGGCGTTGGGCGGGCACCTCAGGCACGTGCGCTCGCTGGAGGACGTGCTGCGCACGGGAGCCTGGCACAACGACGGCGCCCCCACGCGCCGCGCGTGGGCGGCCGGCAACCCCGCCAATCCCTGGCCGCTGGGCCATCCGCCGCAGCTGGGTTGA